Genomic window (Gasterosteus aculeatus chromosome 13, fGasAcu3.hap1.1, whole genome shotgun sequence):
CCGGTAGCAGATGGATAGAGAGGGTTTATGTCaaccaatataaattataagtaGAAGCCAATaactaaaaagaaaagtgaacttTTTTACATGACATTACATTTCAGTGGGAACAGTGTTGTTGGTCCTCCTTAGTTTGGTGTCAGCTTTGTTGTGGCAATTCTCAGGACCGATCTGAGGTGTTCATCCGTTAACCGggtccggcccgcgggccgtagtttGCCCACCCCCCAtctaacctgtgtgtgtgctacaGGGCTGGGTGTTGGAGGGATTCCCTCAGACTCGTCTGCAGGCGCTGAGGCTCCAGCAGGCCGGAGTCCTGCCTGAACATGTTGGTGAGAAGATCAGACTCCACGAATCTGCAGAACAAACGTCTACTGGATGATGTCGTTAAGTCTGACATCATCAACCTCATCCACGTTAATACGCTTCCAACAAATCTCACACGACGGCTCAGTGTGTCGCTGCCTGGTTACAGAAAATACATGAAAGGTTTCACTTACTGAAGATCTCCTATCAACGCAAACACGCCTTTTATTTATATCGACAATCTCCAATCAAACTAATGATAAAGTCATCAAGTTTAAtagattatgtgtgtgtgtgtgtgtgtgtgtgtgtgtgtgtgtgtgtttgtgtgtgtctgtgtgtctgtgtttgtttgtgtggttgtctgtgtgtttgtttgtgtgtgtctgtacgtgCGTAGTGATCATGGAGGCTCCTGTTGCAGTGTCAGAGGGGCGGAGTCTTACAGAAGAGCAGCGATTGGCTGAGCAGCAGCGATACCGCTGTGAGGTCACAGGTCTGTGTGCAGCCTATCAGCACATTCTGAGGGTTATCAACGCCGACCAACCACATGCCGACGTCTACCagcaaggtacacacacacagacacacacacacgcacacacacacgcacagacagacacacacacacacatagtatacATAGTGTTTttactactgtgtgtgtgtgtgtctgtgtgtgtgtttgtgtgtgtgtgtttctgtgtgtgtgtctgtgtgtgtgtttctgtgtgtgtgtctgtgtgtgtgtttctgtgtgtgtgtctgtgtgtgtgtttctgtgtgtgtgtctgtgtgtgtttgtgtgtctcagcaCTGGCTTTCGTCCGGACTCGCCATCGCTCCAGAACTCCTAGAATCCTCCTGTTGGGGCCTCCAGGGTCAGGGAAGAGTCATCAGGCCGCactgttatcacagaaataCAAGATGGTGGATggtacgcgcgcacacacgcacaaacacgcacacacacatgctaataGATGATAAACCTCACGTCTCCCGTCTCAGTGTGCTGTGATCAGCTGCTGAGGTCCATAGCAGCTGAAGGTTCAGCTCTAGGAGAAGAAATCCAATCATACCTGGATGATGAGAGGCCAGgtaacacacagtgtgtgtgtgtgtgtgtgtgtgtgtgtgtgtgtgtgtgtgtgtgtggagagataGAGAGAAACCCCTACAAACATTGATGGACCTTCTCGTTCAGTTCCAGACTCCCTGGTCCTTCAGGTCCTGGAGGATCGTCTGAGCCGAGTGGACTGTGGCTACAGAGGGTGGATCCTCCACGGCTTCCCCTGTGACCTGCAGCAGGCCCAGAGCCTGCAGGAGAGCCACCCCCCCAACAGgtactagtactactaccacTGCAGCAGGCcaagacctgcaggagagccaCCCCCCCAACAGgtactagtactactaccacTGCAGCAGGCCAAGACCTGCAGGAGTGTGTAAGGACCTCTGTGTAGTGACCTGTGtcttacatcacatcacatgtcatttatctgacgcttttatccaaagcgacttacaataagaacatttcaaccataaggaaacaaactcagaagaacaagaaacaagaaagtgtgatttcctcaaataagcggatgtacaactcgctgtagataagaaccattataagtccaatgtaagtgctgcagttagttagtgtgttagtggaggtagagtctgaagaggtgtgtctttagtctgaagatgtgaaggctctctgtggtcctgatgtcttcaggaCCACAGAGTCCTggaggtcaggagcgatagattgtggaagaggaggacagagagtccagagaggaggacagagttgagaggagagtctctgcagcagcgtcagatgagggagaaggagtcagtagaagggagagctgatagaacagaggaggagagagggaggagagagggaggagagagaggaggagagaggaggagagagggaggagaaaggaggagaacagGTACACAGTTAGTTACAGCGAGGAAGAGATGCTGGTcggacacatgaagtggagtcacagtttctagtgaagatgtagatgtgatctgtgaggaggaggagagggacgcagtgacagagcgaaggaagaaagtagctGTTAGAGGTCAGATGACGTCTCTGTGTAGTGACATCGTGACCTGTGTGTAATAACTTCTGTGACCTCAGAGTTTTCTTCCTGGAGGCGACTGATGACGTTTGTCTGGAGAGAATCACTCAAAGAGCCACAGACCCAGTGACTGGAGAAAGGTCAGAACCAGTTCCCCCAGTGAGAgaagatgacatcacagagatgacGTCACAGCACATCCTACTGGAATTCTAAGTTGTATATAAACACGAGCAGCTCTGCTCCTCCCACACATGCTGCAAGTAAACCACCACGGATTGTTAtcatcacacatcacacacatatgtatc
Coding sequences:
- the ak8 gene encoding adenylate kinase 8 isoform X3 yields the protein MDDSVRPLRVPPNVAVYADQHNVSHLMQSMLSSLLIDQPEDPIRYLIRLLKRGRVDIPKVLVLAPPAVGEHLAEELSAELRAVHVTAESLMPDQSELSTTQELPTDQMVGQIHQRLNEIDCFSRGWVLEGFPQTRLQALRLQQAGVLPEHVVIMEAPVAVSEGRSLTEEQRLAEQQRYRCEVTGLCAAYQHILRVINADQPHADVYQQALAFVRTRHRSRTPRILLLGPPGSGKSHQAALLSQKYKMVDVCCDQLLRSIAAEGSALGEEIQSYLDDERPVPDSLVLQVLEDRLSRVDCGYRGWILHGFPCDLQQAQSLQESHPPNRFHTVVRPAQSSEVQKRLKIRPEDQSQSVTQRLKHYRTHTAALQCVYPHAGAIDADKDPHSVFELLESRLTCG
- the ak8 gene encoding adenylate kinase 8 isoform X1, with translation MDDSVRPLRVPPNVAVYADQHNVSHLMQSMLSSLLIDQPEDPIRYLIRLLKRGRVDIPKVLVLAPPAVGEHLAEELSAELRAVHVTAESLMPDQSELSTTQELPTDQMVGQIHQRLNEIDCFSRGWVLEGFPQTRLQALRLQQAGVLPEHVVIMEAPVAVSEGRSLTEEQRLAEQQRYRCEVTGLCAAYQHILRVINADQPHADVYQQALAFVRTRHRSRTPRILLLGPPGSGKSHQAALLSQKYKMVDVCCDQLLRSIAAEGSALGEEIQSYLDDERPVPDSLVLQVLEDRLSRVDCGYRGWILHGFPCDLQQAQSLQESHPPNRVFFLEATDDVCLERITQRATDPVTGERFHTVVRPAQSSEVQKRLKIRPEDQSQSVTQRLKHYRTHTAALQCVYPHAGAIDADKDPHSVFELLESRLTCG
- the ak8 gene encoding adenylate kinase 8 isoform X2; protein product: MDDSVRPLRVPPNVAVYADQHNVSHLMQSMLSSLLIDQPEDPIRYLIRLLKRGRVDIPKVLVLAPPAVGEHLAEELSAELRAVHVTAESLMPDQSELSTTQGWVLEGFPQTRLQALRLQQAGVLPEHVVIMEAPVAVSEGRSLTEEQRLAEQQRYRCEVTGLCAAYQHILRVINADQPHADVYQQALAFVRTRHRSRTPRILLLGPPGSGKSHQAALLSQKYKMVDVCCDQLLRSIAAEGSALGEEIQSYLDDERPVPDSLVLQVLEDRLSRVDCGYRGWILHGFPCDLQQAQSLQESHPPNRVFFLEATDDVCLERITQRATDPVTGERFHTVVRPAQSSEVQKRLKIRPEDQSQSVTQRLKHYRTHTAALQCVYPHAGAIDADKDPHSVFELLESRLTCG